The Pantoea sp. At-9b genome includes a window with the following:
- a CDS encoding DedA family protein, producing the protein MHLDINGLISQYGYLALLIGCIAEGETFTLLGGVAAHEGLLHFGGVVLAAMAGGIIGDQLLFWLGRRYGTRILRRFRKHQDTIRKANRLIQRRPSLFVIGVRFMYGFRIVGPIIIGTSRLKPLRFFLLNVLGAALWAVIFVTLGYFAGEVIAPWLHQLDQHLKHLLWLVAAVVFAILLRMVIRRWNRRRAG; encoded by the coding sequence GGCTACCTGGCGCTGCTGATTGGCTGTATCGCCGAAGGGGAAACCTTCACCCTGCTGGGCGGCGTGGCGGCGCACGAGGGATTACTCCACTTTGGCGGCGTGGTGCTGGCGGCCATGGCGGGCGGGATTATCGGCGATCAACTGCTGTTCTGGCTGGGGCGTCGCTACGGCACCCGCATCCTGCGCCGATTTCGCAAGCATCAGGATACCATCCGCAAGGCGAATCGCCTGATCCAGCGCCGTCCCAGCCTGTTTGTGATTGGCGTGCGTTTTATGTACGGCTTCCGCATTGTCGGGCCGATTATCATCGGCACCAGCCGCCTGAAACCGCTGCGTTTTTTCCTGCTGAATGTGCTTGGTGCCGCGCTCTGGGCGGTGATCTTTGTCACCCTTGGCTATTTCGCCGGTGAAGTGATCGCGCCCTGGTTACACCAGCTCGATCAGCATTTAAAACATTTGCTGTGGCTGGTGGCGGCGGTGGTGTTTGCCATCCTGCTGCGTATGGTGATCCGTCGCTGGAACCGCCGCCGTGCCGGTTAG
- a CDS encoding glycoside hydrolase family 15 protein, whose translation MSAIKRKIEDHGVIGDLRTCALIASDGTIDYLCWPELDSPSVFSALLDSDEAGLFSLAPQWKNARQQQLYLPDTNILQTRWLGEEGVAEITDYMPICDDSSKLPRLVRRVKMVRGSARFNLLCAPRHDYARAETWTEARPGGIAFHAEGQPSLRLSASVVMTREPHSATAAFTLQAGEHAEFVFGSDEDPHLATIATERCFRDTLHYWRRWSRHSSYRGRWQEMVTRSALALKLLTSHQHGSIAAAATFGLPEELGGERNWDYRASWIRDASFSMYALMRLGYVEEAKSFTHWVGRCVEHSHDDTPHLQVMYRLDSGTELHETELLNLSGYANSRPVRIGNDAWRQTQLDIYGELMDAIYLANKYGEAISQRGWRHVANMIDYVCDNWQQPDAGIWEMRGEPQHFLHSRLMCWVALDRALRLGMKRSLPMPYERWDQVRSAIREDIWQNFWHPELGHFTATRGGRFLDASMLLMPLVRFVGATDPDWLATLDAIKTHLVSDGLVRRYNISETPADALKGGEGSFAACSFWYVECLARAGRVHEAHFEFEKLLSYANPLGLYAEEFTPHGHALGNMPQALTHLALISAAFFLNRKLSGEITLWQP comes from the coding sequence ATGAGCGCAATCAAACGCAAGATTGAGGATCACGGGGTGATTGGCGATTTACGCACCTGCGCTCTGATCGCCAGCGACGGCACCATCGACTATCTGTGCTGGCCGGAACTCGACAGTCCTTCGGTATTTAGCGCCCTGCTCGACAGCGACGAGGCCGGGCTGTTTTCGCTGGCCCCGCAATGGAAAAATGCGCGCCAGCAACAACTGTACCTGCCTGATACCAATATTCTGCAAACCCGCTGGCTCGGCGAAGAAGGGGTGGCGGAAATCACCGATTACATGCCGATATGCGATGACAGCAGCAAGCTGCCACGCCTGGTGCGCCGGGTAAAGATGGTGCGCGGTTCTGCGCGTTTTAACCTGCTGTGCGCCCCACGTCATGATTATGCACGGGCCGAAACCTGGACCGAAGCGCGGCCCGGCGGCATCGCCTTTCATGCCGAGGGCCAACCCTCATTACGTCTTAGCGCCAGCGTGGTGATGACGCGAGAACCTCACAGCGCCACCGCCGCTTTCACTTTGCAAGCAGGCGAGCATGCAGAGTTTGTGTTTGGCAGCGACGAAGATCCACATCTGGCGACCATTGCCACCGAACGCTGTTTTCGCGACACCCTGCACTACTGGCGACGCTGGAGCCGCCACAGTTCTTACCGTGGCCGCTGGCAGGAGATGGTCACGCGATCGGCGCTGGCGCTGAAACTGCTGACCTCGCATCAACACGGTTCAATTGCCGCGGCCGCCACCTTTGGTCTACCGGAGGAGTTGGGGGGCGAGCGTAACTGGGATTATCGCGCCTCGTGGATCCGTGACGCCTCGTTCAGCATGTATGCGCTGATGCGCCTCGGTTATGTGGAAGAAGCGAAAAGTTTTACCCATTGGGTCGGACGTTGTGTCGAACACAGCCATGATGACACCCCTCATTTGCAGGTGATGTATCGTCTTGATAGCGGCACCGAGTTGCATGAAACCGAGCTGCTCAATCTTTCCGGCTATGCCAACTCACGCCCGGTGCGCATTGGTAATGATGCCTGGCGCCAGACACAGCTGGATATTTATGGCGAGTTGATGGATGCCATCTATCTTGCCAACAAATATGGCGAGGCAATTTCCCAGCGCGGTTGGCGGCACGTCGCCAATATGATCGATTACGTCTGCGATAACTGGCAGCAGCCCGATGCCGGAATTTGGGAGATGCGCGGTGAGCCGCAACACTTTCTGCATTCGCGCCTGATGTGTTGGGTGGCGCTGGATCGCGCCCTGCGCCTCGGCATGAAACGTTCACTACCGATGCCATATGAACGCTGGGATCAGGTACGCAGCGCCATCCGCGAGGATATCTGGCAAAACTTCTGGCACCCGGAGCTGGGCCACTTTACCGCGACACGCGGCGGCCGCTTTCTCGATGCGTCAATGCTGTTGATGCCGCTGGTGCGTTTTGTCGGGGCCACCGACCCGGACTGGCTGGCAACGCTGGATGCTATCAAAACCCATCTGGTCAGTGACGGGCTGGTGCGCCGCTACAACATCAGTGAGACGCCCGCGGACGCGCTGAAAGGCGGTGAAGGATCATTTGCTGCCTGTTCGTTCTGGTATGTTGAGTGCCTGGCGCGGGCTGGTCGGGTACATGAGGCGCACTTCGAGTTTGAAAAGCTGCTGAGTTACGCCAATCCGCTGGGGCTGTATGCCGAGGAGTTTACCCCGCATGGCCATGCGCTGGGCAATATGCCACAGGCACTGACCCATCTGGCATTGATCAGCGCCGCGTTTTTCCTGAATCGGAAACTGAGTGGTGAAATCACGCTGTGGCAACCCTGA
- a CDS encoding inorganic phosphate transporter, which produces MSDNSLPASASSSIGGRPNLQQRGGRFSRSLFLLLVLAGLAFTAINLFNDVSDTGAPVTSYTPFLLLGLALLIALGFEFVNGFHDTANAVATVIYTHSLTPGVAVVWSGMCNFLGVLLSSGVVAFGIISLLPVELILQAGSGNGFAMVYALLFSAIIWNLGTWYFGLPSSSSHTLIGSIIGVGVANALLHGRSGTSGVDWDQALKVGYSLLLSPIVGFVCAALLLLAMKALIRNRQLYEAPKNDQPPPVWIRGLLILTCTGVSFAHGSNDGQKGMGLIMLILVGTMPIAYALNRSLPPDQIPRVAALTQVTEQQLLTLQPATAAIPAPRDVLTEFVRTSQPRPQVLPALGMMLGDIGDQIRRYGSMEKIPAQSVTNTRNDMYLASESIKHLQSAKVALPEETERNLAAVKRELDSATRFIPMWVKVVVAIALGLGTMVGWRRIVVTVGERIGKTHLNYAQGASAELVAMATIGAADGFGLPVSTTHVLSSGVAGSMAANRSGLQLATLRNLAVAWVLTLPVSILLAGLLYALFIHL; this is translated from the coding sequence ATGAGCGATAACAGTTTACCGGCGTCAGCGTCGTCATCCATCGGCGGACGTCCCAATCTCCAGCAGCGTGGCGGCCGTTTCTCCCGCTCGCTGTTTCTGCTGCTGGTGCTGGCCGGGCTGGCCTTTACCGCCATCAACCTGTTTAACGATGTGTCCGATACCGGTGCGCCGGTCACCAGCTACACCCCGTTCCTGCTATTGGGGCTGGCGTTGCTGATCGCACTCGGCTTTGAATTCGTCAATGGCTTTCACGACACCGCGAACGCGGTAGCCACGGTGATTTACACCCACTCCCTGACGCCCGGCGTGGCGGTGGTGTGGTCGGGCATGTGTAACTTTCTTGGTGTACTGCTCTCCAGCGGCGTGGTGGCGTTTGGCATTATTTCGCTGCTACCGGTGGAACTGATTCTCCAGGCAGGCAGCGGCAATGGCTTTGCCATGGTGTATGCGCTGCTGTTCTCGGCGATTATCTGGAACCTCGGCACCTGGTATTTTGGCCTGCCCTCCTCCTCCTCCCACACCTTGATCGGTTCGATCATCGGCGTTGGGGTGGCGAATGCCCTGCTGCACGGCCGCAGCGGTACCAGCGGCGTGGACTGGGATCAGGCGTTGAAAGTCGGTTATTCCTTGCTGCTGTCGCCCATCGTCGGGTTTGTCTGTGCAGCGCTGCTGTTGCTGGCGATGAAAGCCTTGATCCGCAATCGTCAGCTGTATGAAGCGCCGAAAAATGACCAGCCGCCGCCGGTGTGGATCCGTGGTCTGCTGATCCTCACCTGCACCGGAGTTTCCTTTGCCCATGGCTCCAATGACGGTCAGAAAGGTATGGGGCTGATCATGTTAATTCTGGTCGGCACCATGCCGATTGCCTATGCCCTCAACCGTTCGCTGCCGCCGGATCAGATCCCACGTGTCGCCGCCTTAACCCAGGTCACGGAACAGCAGCTACTGACGCTGCAACCGGCCACTGCCGCTATCCCGGCACCGCGCGACGTTCTGACCGAGTTTGTGCGCACCAGCCAGCCACGCCCGCAGGTACTGCCTGCGCTGGGCATGATGCTCGGTGACATTGGCGATCAGATTCGCCGCTACGGCTCGATGGAGAAAATCCCGGCACAGTCGGTCACCAATACGCGTAATGATATGTATCTCGCCTCGGAATCCATCAAGCATCTACAAAGCGCCAAAGTGGCGCTGCCGGAAGAGACGGAACGTAATCTGGCGGCGGTGAAACGCGAGCTGGACAGCGCCACGCGTTTTATCCCGATGTGGGTAAAAGTGGTGGTCGCCATCGCGCTGGGCCTCGGCACCATGGTCGGCTGGCGACGCATTGTGGTGACGGTGGGAGAACGCATCGGCAAAACCCATCTTAATTATGCCCAGGGTGCCAGCGCAGAGTTGGTGGCGATGGCCACCATCGGGGCCGCCGACGGCTTTGGTCTGCCGGTTTCCACCACCCACGTGCTCTCTTCCGGTGTCGCGGGTTCGATGGCCGCCAACCGTTCCGGTTTGCAACTCGCGACCTTACGTAATCTGGCGGTCGCCTGGGTGCTGACTTTACCGGTTTCCATTCTTCTTGCAGGGCTGCTTTACGCCCTGTTTATCCATCTTTAA
- a CDS encoding SDR family oxidoreductase — MALVKQKVAVVTASDSGIGRSCALMLAEAGYTLGITWRSDEEGAHETARLVESRGQQAQVRQLDLADPQAGGQQLAQLIASLGRIDVLVNNAGVMTKADFLDLTFEDWRKVFNVDVDGAFVCGQIAARYMVDQGNGGRIINITSVHEHTPLPDAAAYTAAKHALGGLTKSMALSLLPHNILVNAVAPGAIATPMNHMRNEDARSTRMPEIPIGRPGDTREVASLVAWLCSEWATYTTGQSFIVDGGFMLANPQFKGYHHD, encoded by the coding sequence ATGGCGCTGGTTAAACAGAAAGTGGCGGTGGTCACCGCATCCGACTCCGGTATCGGACGCAGTTGTGCGCTGATGCTGGCAGAGGCCGGGTATACCCTTGGCATTACCTGGCGTTCAGACGAGGAGGGCGCACATGAAACGGCCCGGCTGGTCGAAAGCCGGGGTCAGCAGGCGCAGGTACGACAGTTGGATCTCGCCGATCCCCAGGCGGGCGGTCAGCAACTGGCGCAACTGATCGCCTCATTGGGACGCATTGATGTGCTGGTTAACAATGCTGGGGTGATGACCAAAGCGGATTTCCTTGATCTCACCTTCGAGGACTGGCGCAAGGTGTTTAATGTCGACGTCGACGGCGCTTTTGTCTGCGGCCAGATCGCCGCACGTTACATGGTGGATCAGGGCAATGGCGGGCGCATCATCAATATCACCTCGGTGCATGAACATACGCCGTTGCCCGATGCGGCCGCTTATACCGCGGCGAAACATGCGTTGGGTGGGTTAACCAAATCGATGGCGCTCAGCCTGCTGCCGCATAACATTCTGGTCAATGCGGTGGCACCGGGCGCGATTGCCACGCCGATGAACCATATGCGTAACGAAGACGCGCGCAGTACGCGGATGCCGGAAATCCCCATCGGGCGACCGGGCGACACGCGCGAAGTTGCCAGTCTGGTGGCCTGGCTGTGCTCAGAATGGGCGACCTACACCACCGGACAATCCTTTATTGTCGATGGTGGGTTTATGCTGGCAAATCCGCAGTTTAAGGGATACCACCATGACTAA
- a CDS encoding CorA family divalent cation transporter codes for MLQPVLPLTTLPDFNNEVAGLIHGYLFSPDCLPQRLSAREASQLARQTLPEAHFLWLHINLNHARAERWVQVHFAVDSDFFDEIHSASPRTRLAQQNDALLAVLNDVTFSQEEHNAQNATLWIWCRPQVIVSARYRPVGMIERMHQQLDRLSFAQPDALLLWLLGEQEAQLEQVVRRSSAAVDAIEERLLSQAIKANRSELGRLRRMLLRIQRLLAPEPAALFRLLNRPPGWLKREPLGELRIFTEEFSVALNDLASLMERIRLLQEEIAARLMEQSNRTLFLLTVITVLALPINIVAGFFGMNVGGIPLASNPHGFLLLVLLVLAFTLVAGWLALRRPRD; via the coding sequence ATGCTCCAGCCTGTTCTGCCGCTTACCACGTTGCCCGACTTCAATAATGAAGTGGCCGGGCTGATCCATGGTTACCTGTTTTCACCTGACTGTTTGCCCCAGCGACTCAGCGCGCGCGAAGCGTCGCAGCTGGCACGCCAGACCCTGCCGGAAGCGCATTTCCTCTGGCTACACATCAATCTGAACCATGCCCGTGCTGAGCGCTGGGTCCAGGTCCACTTTGCGGTGGATAGTGATTTCTTCGATGAGATCCACTCCGCCTCACCACGCACCCGGCTGGCGCAGCAAAATGATGCGCTGCTGGCGGTACTGAACGATGTGACCTTCAGCCAGGAGGAACACAACGCGCAGAACGCGACGCTGTGGATATGGTGCCGCCCACAGGTCATTGTCAGCGCACGTTACCGACCGGTTGGCATGATTGAGCGTATGCATCAGCAACTGGACCGGTTGTCATTTGCCCAACCCGATGCGTTGCTGCTGTGGCTGTTGGGGGAGCAGGAGGCGCAACTGGAGCAAGTGGTACGCCGTTCCAGCGCCGCCGTGGACGCGATCGAGGAGCGGCTACTGAGCCAGGCGATCAAAGCCAATCGCAGCGAGTTGGGGCGTCTGCGGCGGATGCTGCTGCGCATTCAGCGCTTGCTGGCTCCCGAGCCGGCGGCGTTGTTTCGCCTGTTGAACCGTCCCCCTGGCTGGCTGAAGCGCGAGCCGCTGGGCGAGCTACGTATTTTTACCGAAGAGTTCAGCGTCGCGCTGAATGATCTCGCCAGCCTGATGGAGCGGATTCGTTTATTGCAGGAAGAGATCGCCGCCCGACTGATGGAGCAGAGCAACCGCACCTTGTTCCTGCTGACGGTGATCACGGTGCTGGCCTTGCCGATCAACATCGTGGCGGGATTTTTTGGCATGAACGTGGGGGGCATTCCGCTGGCAAGTAATCCACACGGATTTTTATTGCTGGTGTTGCTGGTACTGGCGTTTACCCTGGTGGCGGGTTGGCTGGCGTTGCGGCGGCCACGCGACTAA
- a CDS encoding L,D-transpeptidase family protein yields the protein MKKSIRAFASLALVLAAFSQSAFAVVYPLPPANSRLIGENIQVTVPEDSKLPLEAFAAQFQMGLSNMLEANPGVDVYLPKAGTNLVIPQQLILPDAPREGIVINSAEMRLYYYPKGTKTVVVLPIGIGELGKDTPINWTTSVQRKKAGPTWTPTKAMHAEYAARGESIPEVFPAGPDNPMGLYALYIGRLYAVHGTNANFGIGLRVSHGCVRLRADDIKWLFDNVPVGTRVQFIDQPVKATVEPDGSRYVEVHNPLSTTEEQFNSREIVPITLTAAVTKVIADASTNQDAVNNAIQARSGMPTKINGPAGEAMPAPIPVQETPDAMPKEEPMTPQGANIPAPAAANSSTANNNS from the coding sequence ATGAAAAAGAGCATTCGCGCGTTCGCTTCACTCGCCCTCGTACTGGCGGCGTTCAGCCAGTCGGCCTTTGCGGTGGTTTATCCGCTACCGCCCGCTAACAGTCGTCTGATTGGCGAAAATATTCAGGTTACCGTACCTGAAGACAGCAAACTTCCGCTGGAAGCCTTTGCCGCTCAGTTCCAGATGGGCCTCAGCAACATGCTGGAAGCCAATCCGGGCGTGGACGTCTATCTGCCGAAAGCAGGCACCAATCTGGTGATCCCGCAGCAGCTGATTCTGCCTGACGCGCCGCGTGAAGGCATTGTGATCAACAGCGCTGAAATGCGTCTTTACTACTATCCGAAAGGCACTAAAACCGTCGTGGTGCTGCCGATCGGTATCGGCGAACTGGGTAAAGATACCCCAATCAACTGGACCACCAGCGTTCAGCGTAAGAAAGCCGGCCCGACCTGGACGCCGACCAAAGCGATGCACGCGGAATACGCGGCACGCGGCGAATCGATCCCGGAAGTGTTCCCGGCTGGCCCGGATAACCCGATGGGCCTTTACGCGCTGTACATTGGCCGTCTGTATGCGGTTCACGGTACCAACGCCAACTTCGGTATCGGTCTGCGTGTGAGCCACGGTTGCGTGCGCCTGCGTGCTGACGACATCAAATGGCTGTTTGACAACGTGCCGGTCGGTACACGCGTACAGTTTATCGACCAGCCGGTAAAAGCCACGGTCGAGCCGGACGGTTCACGCTATGTGGAAGTGCACAACCCGCTGTCCACCACCGAAGAACAGTTTAACTCACGTGAAATCGTGCCGATTACGCTGACAGCTGCGGTGACCAAAGTGATTGCCGATGCCAGCACCAATCAGGATGCAGTCAACAACGCAATCCAGGCGCGTAGCGGTATGCCGACCAAAATCAATGGTCCGGCCGGTGAAGCCATGCCAGCACCGATTCCGGTGCAGGAAACCCCGGATGCGATGCCAAAAGAAGAGCCGATGACCCCACAGGGTGCCAACATCCCGGCTCCGGCAGCAGCCAACAGCAGCACCGCGAACAACAACTCATAA